From Nerophis lumbriciformis linkage group LG13, RoL_Nlum_v2.1, whole genome shotgun sequence, one genomic window encodes:
- the pou2f1b gene encoding POU domain, class 2, transcription factor 1b isoform X2 produces MRVQEQACYIIRVREDRCNLPAKVDMSSKHLFFDVKMEPQSGDRNTGIQINGLDFQRLNVPTTTAMTNAHAQALLQQSKSEDSSALPTSVQQSVLPQTQLMLAGGQLAGLTLTPAQQQLLLHQAQAQLLAAAVQHSANQQNGTTGASISASAATPITQLPLSQPIQISPLQQQNLSLPQFVLVQPGHPIGTPLQPAQFIISQTPQQSILQAQSLLTQLPQSQANPLTTHTSISLATQPATPTRTTATTPLQSLPHSQTPPKRLDTPVLEEPSDLEELEQFAKTFKQRRIKLGFTQGDVGLAMGKLYGNDFSQTTISRFEALNLSFKNMCKLKPLLEKWLNDAVCADNLTSDQALSSPLGSSNITIEGINRRRKKRTSIETNIRVALEKSFLEQNQKPTSEEITMIADQLNMEKEVIRVWFCNRRQKEKRINPPSAGSIGGGVTPIKTIFSPSSTLVASTAINTPTTLTVNSIMPLTSTSVSGLTFTGATIGATNTASVISTTPVISTVTSSPSLSPSLTTSQSTIAAMNRIGAQAIVTQAPTSIGTATLGSGQVMVAGPGLSAALQGVTQLPTSASFAAMAAAAGLGPGLMASSQFTPGGALLSLAPGSLGSALSPALMSNSTLATIQALASSGTIPLTSLDGSNLLFANTSAGNGHNLVTTPLFLNPQNLSLLTSNPVSLVSAGGGGLQVTADSHHQAATTIATASKAQ; encoded by the exons GCGTGCTACATCATTCGTGTGCGTGAGGATAGATGCAACCTGCCAGCGAAAGTGGATATGTCATCAAAACATCTGTTTTTTG ATGTAAAAATGGAGCCACAAAGTGGTGACAGGAACACTG GAATCCAAATCAATGGATTGGACTTTCAGAGGCTGAACGTGCCGACCACTACTGCAATGACCAACGCTCACGCACAAGCCCTCCTCCAACAG TCAAAGTCAGAAGACTCAAGCGCTCTTCCCACATCCGTCCAGCAGAGCGTGTTGCCTCAAACCCAGCTAATGTTGGCCGGGGGACAGCTTGCAGGA CTGACTCTGACCCCAGCACAGCAGCAGCTGTTGCTCCACCAGGCCCAGGCTCAGCTCCTGGCTGCTGCTGTGCAGCATTCAGCCAACCAGCAGAACGGCACCACTGGGGCCAGTATCTCAGCATCCGCAGCCACGCCCATCACCCAGCTACCCCTCTCACAACCCATCCAGATCTCTCCT CTGCAGCAGCAGAATTTAAGTCTGCCCCAGTTTGTTCTAGTGCAGCCCGGCCACCCGATCGGCACGCCGCTGCAGCCGGCTCAGTTCATCATCTCGCAGACGCCGCAGCAGA GCATATTGCAAGCCCAGAGTCTTCTAACTCAACTACCTCAGAGCCAAGCCAACCCACTGACGACTCACACAAGTATATCCCTTGCGACACAG CCTGCGACTCCAACCCGCACCACAGCGACCACGCCCCTTCAGTCACTTCCCCACAGTCAGACGCCACCCAAACGCTTGGATACGCCCGTTTTGGAGGAGCCGAGTGATCTGGAGGAACTCGAACAGTTTGCAAAGACCTTCAAACAGAGGCGGATCAAATTGGGCTTTACACAG GGAGATGTTGGCCTGGCCATGGGTAAGCTGTATGGAAATGACTTCAGCCAAACTACTATCTCCCGCTTCGAGGCCTTGAATCTGAGCTTTAAGAACATGTGCAAACTCAAGCCGTTGCTGGAGAAGTGGCTCAACGATGCA GTTTGTGCAGACAACCTGACTTCTGACCAGGCGCTGTCCAGCCCCCTCGGCTCTTCAAACATAACCATCGAGGGGATCAACCGCAGACGAAAGAAGAGGACCAGTATTGAGACAAACATCCGTGTGGCCTTAGAAAAGAGCTTTCTGGAG CAGAACCAAAAACCTACCTCTGAAGAGATCACCATGATCGCCGACCAGCTCAACATGGAGAAGGAGGTAATTCGGGTCTGGTTCTGCAATCGCCGGCAGAAAGAGAAGAGAATCAACCCGCCGAGCGCTGGCAGCATCGGCGGGGGTGTCACCCCCATCAAAACTATCTTTTCACCCAGTAGCACATTG GTGGCCAGCACGGCTATAAACACGCCCACCACGTTGACTGTCAACTCAATAATGCCTCTTACCAGCACCAGCGTCTCCGGTTTAACCTTCACAG GCGCAACAATTGGGGCCACGAACACTGCATCCGTCATCTCCACCACACCCGTAATTTCCACGGTAACCAGCTCTCCGTCTCTAAGCCCGTCCCTCACGACCAGTCAGTCCACCATCGCAGCGATGAATAGAATCGGTGCGCAGGCCATCGTCACCCAGGCACCGACATCCATAGGCACCGCCACCCTCGGGTCGGGCCAGGTGATGGTGGCCGGTCCGGGGCTGTCGGCAGCGCTTCAGGGGGTCACCCAATTGCCCACAAGCGCGAGCTTCGCCGCCATGGCCGCCGCGGCTGGGCTAGGCCCCGGACTGATGGCCTCCTCCCAGTTCACTCCAGG TGGTGCCCTGCTGAGTCTGGCTCCCGGTAGCCTCGGCAGCGCTCTGAGTCCTGCCCTCATGAGCAACAGCACCTTGGCTACTATCCAAG CCCTGGCATCGAGCGGCACCATCCCGTTAACGTCTCTGGACGGAAGCAACCTGCTGTTTGCCAACACCTCTGCCGGCAATGGACACAACCTGGTGACCACGCCGCTCTTTCTCAACCCCCAGAACCTGTCGCTGCTCACCAGCAACCCGGTCAGCCTGGTATCAGCCGGGGGGGGCGGTCTGCAGGTCACCGCCGACTCTCACCACCAAGCCGCCACGACCATTGCCACTGCCTCCAAGGCGCAGTGA
- the pou2f1b gene encoding POU domain, class 2, transcription factor 1b isoform X8, which translates to MRVQEQACYIIRVREDRCNLPAKVDMSSKHLFFDVKMEPQSGDRNTGIQINGLDFQRLNVPTTTAMTNAHAQALLQQLTLTPAQQQLLLHQAQAQLLAAAVQHSANQQNGTTGASISASAATPITQLPLSQPIQISPQLQQQNLSLPQFVLVQPGHPIGTPLQPAQFIISQTPQQSILQAQSLLTQLPQSQANPLTTHTSISLATQPATPTRTTATTPLQSLPHSQTPPKRLDTPVLEEPSDLEELEQFAKTFKQRRIKLGFTQGDVGLAMGKLYGNDFSQTTISRFEALNLSFKNMCKLKPLLEKWLNDADNLTSDQALSSPLGSSNITIEGINRRRKKRTSIETNIRVALEKSFLEQNQKPTSEEITMIADQLNMEKEVIRVWFCNRRQKEKRINPPSAGSIGGGVTPIKTIFSPSSTLVASTAINTPTTLTVNSIMPLTSTSVSGLTFTGATIGATNTASVISTTPVISTVTSSPSLSPSLTTSQSTIAAMNRIGAQAIVTQAPTSIGTATLGSGQVMVAGPGLSAALQGVTQLPTSASFAAMAAAAGLGPGLMASSQFTPGGALLSLAPGSLGSALSPALMSNSTLATIQALASSGTIPLTSLDGSNLLFANTSAGNGHNLVTTPLFLNPQNLSLLTSNPVSLVSAGGGGLQVTADSHHQAATTIATASKAQ; encoded by the exons GCGTGCTACATCATTCGTGTGCGTGAGGATAGATGCAACCTGCCAGCGAAAGTGGATATGTCATCAAAACATCTGTTTTTTG ATGTAAAAATGGAGCCACAAAGTGGTGACAGGAACACTG GAATCCAAATCAATGGATTGGACTTTCAGAGGCTGAACGTGCCGACCACTACTGCAATGACCAACGCTCACGCACAAGCCCTCCTCCAACAG CTGACTCTGACCCCAGCACAGCAGCAGCTGTTGCTCCACCAGGCCCAGGCTCAGCTCCTGGCTGCTGCTGTGCAGCATTCAGCCAACCAGCAGAACGGCACCACTGGGGCCAGTATCTCAGCATCCGCAGCCACGCCCATCACCCAGCTACCCCTCTCACAACCCATCCAGATCTCTCCT CAGCTGCAGCAGCAGAATTTAAGTCTGCCCCAGTTTGTTCTAGTGCAGCCCGGCCACCCGATCGGCACGCCGCTGCAGCCGGCTCAGTTCATCATCTCGCAGACGCCGCAGCAGA GCATATTGCAAGCCCAGAGTCTTCTAACTCAACTACCTCAGAGCCAAGCCAACCCACTGACGACTCACACAAGTATATCCCTTGCGACACAG CCTGCGACTCCAACCCGCACCACAGCGACCACGCCCCTTCAGTCACTTCCCCACAGTCAGACGCCACCCAAACGCTTGGATACGCCCGTTTTGGAGGAGCCGAGTGATCTGGAGGAACTCGAACAGTTTGCAAAGACCTTCAAACAGAGGCGGATCAAATTGGGCTTTACACAG GGAGATGTTGGCCTGGCCATGGGTAAGCTGTATGGAAATGACTTCAGCCAAACTACTATCTCCCGCTTCGAGGCCTTGAATCTGAGCTTTAAGAACATGTGCAAACTCAAGCCGTTGCTGGAGAAGTGGCTCAACGATGCAG ACAACCTGACTTCTGACCAGGCGCTGTCCAGCCCCCTCGGCTCTTCAAACATAACCATCGAGGGGATCAACCGCAGACGAAAGAAGAGGACCAGTATTGAGACAAACATCCGTGTGGCCTTAGAAAAGAGCTTTCTGGAG CAGAACCAAAAACCTACCTCTGAAGAGATCACCATGATCGCCGACCAGCTCAACATGGAGAAGGAGGTAATTCGGGTCTGGTTCTGCAATCGCCGGCAGAAAGAGAAGAGAATCAACCCGCCGAGCGCTGGCAGCATCGGCGGGGGTGTCACCCCCATCAAAACTATCTTTTCACCCAGTAGCACATTG GTGGCCAGCACGGCTATAAACACGCCCACCACGTTGACTGTCAACTCAATAATGCCTCTTACCAGCACCAGCGTCTCCGGTTTAACCTTCACAG GCGCAACAATTGGGGCCACGAACACTGCATCCGTCATCTCCACCACACCCGTAATTTCCACGGTAACCAGCTCTCCGTCTCTAAGCCCGTCCCTCACGACCAGTCAGTCCACCATCGCAGCGATGAATAGAATCGGTGCGCAGGCCATCGTCACCCAGGCACCGACATCCATAGGCACCGCCACCCTCGGGTCGGGCCAGGTGATGGTGGCCGGTCCGGGGCTGTCGGCAGCGCTTCAGGGGGTCACCCAATTGCCCACAAGCGCGAGCTTCGCCGCCATGGCCGCCGCGGCTGGGCTAGGCCCCGGACTGATGGCCTCCTCCCAGTTCACTCCAGG TGGTGCCCTGCTGAGTCTGGCTCCCGGTAGCCTCGGCAGCGCTCTGAGTCCTGCCCTCATGAGCAACAGCACCTTGGCTACTATCCAAG CCCTGGCATCGAGCGGCACCATCCCGTTAACGTCTCTGGACGGAAGCAACCTGCTGTTTGCCAACACCTCTGCCGGCAATGGACACAACCTGGTGACCACGCCGCTCTTTCTCAACCCCCAGAACCTGTCGCTGCTCACCAGCAACCCGGTCAGCCTGGTATCAGCCGGGGGGGGCGGTCTGCAGGTCACCGCCGACTCTCACCACCAAGCCGCCACGACCATTGCCACTGCCTCCAAGGCGCAGTGA
- the pou2f1b gene encoding POU domain, class 2, transcription factor 1b isoform X5: MLETTGGAKTDVKMEPQSGDRNTGIQINGLDFQRLNVPTTTAMTNAHAQALLQQSKSEDSSALPTSVQQSVLPQTQLMLAGGQLAGLTLTPAQQQLLLHQAQAQLLAAAVQHSANQQNGTTGASISASAATPITQLPLSQPIQISPQLQQQNLSLPQFVLVQPGHPIGTPLQPAQFIISQTPQQSILQAQSLLTQLPQSQANPLTTHTSISLATQPATPTRTTATTPLQSLPHSQTPPKRLDTPVLEEPSDLEELEQFAKTFKQRRIKLGFTQGDVGLAMGKLYGNDFSQTTISRFEALNLSFKNMCKLKPLLEKWLNDAVCADNLTSDQALSSPLGSSNITIEGINRRRKKRTSIETNIRVALEKSFLEQNQKPTSEEITMIADQLNMEKEVIRVWFCNRRQKEKRINPPSAGSIGGGVTPIKTIFSPSSTLVASTAINTPTTLTVNSIMPLTSTSVSGLTFTGATIGATNTASVISTTPVISTVTSSPSLSPSLTTSQSTIAAMNRIGAQAIVTQAPTSIGTATLGSGQVMVAGPGLSAALQGVTQLPTSASFAAMAAAAGLGPGLMASSQFTPGGALLSLAPGSLGSALSPALMSNSTLATIQALASSGTIPLTSLDGSNLLFANTSAGNGHNLVTTPLFLNPQNLSLLTSNPVSLVSAGGGGLQVTADSHHQAATTIATASKAQ; this comes from the exons ATGCTTGAAACCACAGGTGGAGCTAAGACCG ATGTAAAAATGGAGCCACAAAGTGGTGACAGGAACACTG GAATCCAAATCAATGGATTGGACTTTCAGAGGCTGAACGTGCCGACCACTACTGCAATGACCAACGCTCACGCACAAGCCCTCCTCCAACAG TCAAAGTCAGAAGACTCAAGCGCTCTTCCCACATCCGTCCAGCAGAGCGTGTTGCCTCAAACCCAGCTAATGTTGGCCGGGGGACAGCTTGCAGGA CTGACTCTGACCCCAGCACAGCAGCAGCTGTTGCTCCACCAGGCCCAGGCTCAGCTCCTGGCTGCTGCTGTGCAGCATTCAGCCAACCAGCAGAACGGCACCACTGGGGCCAGTATCTCAGCATCCGCAGCCACGCCCATCACCCAGCTACCCCTCTCACAACCCATCCAGATCTCTCCT CAGCTGCAGCAGCAGAATTTAAGTCTGCCCCAGTTTGTTCTAGTGCAGCCCGGCCACCCGATCGGCACGCCGCTGCAGCCGGCTCAGTTCATCATCTCGCAGACGCCGCAGCAGA GCATATTGCAAGCCCAGAGTCTTCTAACTCAACTACCTCAGAGCCAAGCCAACCCACTGACGACTCACACAAGTATATCCCTTGCGACACAG CCTGCGACTCCAACCCGCACCACAGCGACCACGCCCCTTCAGTCACTTCCCCACAGTCAGACGCCACCCAAACGCTTGGATACGCCCGTTTTGGAGGAGCCGAGTGATCTGGAGGAACTCGAACAGTTTGCAAAGACCTTCAAACAGAGGCGGATCAAATTGGGCTTTACACAG GGAGATGTTGGCCTGGCCATGGGTAAGCTGTATGGAAATGACTTCAGCCAAACTACTATCTCCCGCTTCGAGGCCTTGAATCTGAGCTTTAAGAACATGTGCAAACTCAAGCCGTTGCTGGAGAAGTGGCTCAACGATGCA GTTTGTGCAGACAACCTGACTTCTGACCAGGCGCTGTCCAGCCCCCTCGGCTCTTCAAACATAACCATCGAGGGGATCAACCGCAGACGAAAGAAGAGGACCAGTATTGAGACAAACATCCGTGTGGCCTTAGAAAAGAGCTTTCTGGAG CAGAACCAAAAACCTACCTCTGAAGAGATCACCATGATCGCCGACCAGCTCAACATGGAGAAGGAGGTAATTCGGGTCTGGTTCTGCAATCGCCGGCAGAAAGAGAAGAGAATCAACCCGCCGAGCGCTGGCAGCATCGGCGGGGGTGTCACCCCCATCAAAACTATCTTTTCACCCAGTAGCACATTG GTGGCCAGCACGGCTATAAACACGCCCACCACGTTGACTGTCAACTCAATAATGCCTCTTACCAGCACCAGCGTCTCCGGTTTAACCTTCACAG GCGCAACAATTGGGGCCACGAACACTGCATCCGTCATCTCCACCACACCCGTAATTTCCACGGTAACCAGCTCTCCGTCTCTAAGCCCGTCCCTCACGACCAGTCAGTCCACCATCGCAGCGATGAATAGAATCGGTGCGCAGGCCATCGTCACCCAGGCACCGACATCCATAGGCACCGCCACCCTCGGGTCGGGCCAGGTGATGGTGGCCGGTCCGGGGCTGTCGGCAGCGCTTCAGGGGGTCACCCAATTGCCCACAAGCGCGAGCTTCGCCGCCATGGCCGCCGCGGCTGGGCTAGGCCCCGGACTGATGGCCTCCTCCCAGTTCACTCCAGG TGGTGCCCTGCTGAGTCTGGCTCCCGGTAGCCTCGGCAGCGCTCTGAGTCCTGCCCTCATGAGCAACAGCACCTTGGCTACTATCCAAG CCCTGGCATCGAGCGGCACCATCCCGTTAACGTCTCTGGACGGAAGCAACCTGCTGTTTGCCAACACCTCTGCCGGCAATGGACACAACCTGGTGACCACGCCGCTCTTTCTCAACCCCCAGAACCTGTCGCTGCTCACCAGCAACCCGGTCAGCCTGGTATCAGCCGGGGGGGGCGGTCTGCAGGTCACCGCCGACTCTCACCACCAAGCCGCCACGACCATTGCCACTGCCTCCAAGGCGCAGTGA
- the pou2f1b gene encoding POU domain, class 2, transcription factor 1b isoform X10, whose translation MADGGAASQDESSGADVKMEPQSGDRNTGIQINGLDFQRLNVPTTTAMTNAHAQALLQQLTLTPAQQQLLLHQAQAQLLAAAVQHSANQQNGTTGASISASAATPITQLPLSQPIQISPQLQQQNLSLPQFVLVQPGHPIGTPLQPAQFIISQTPQQSILQAQSLLTQLPQSQANPLTTHTSISLATQPATPTRTTATTPLQSLPHSQTPPKRLDTPVLEEPSDLEELEQFAKTFKQRRIKLGFTQGDVGLAMGKLYGNDFSQTTISRFEALNLSFKNMCKLKPLLEKWLNDAVCADNLTSDQALSSPLGSSNITIEGINRRRKKRTSIETNIRVALEKSFLEQNQKPTSEEITMIADQLNMEKEVIRVWFCNRRQKEKRINPPSAGSIGGGVTPIKTIFSPSSTLVASTAINTPTTLTVNSIMPLTSTSVSGLTFTGATIGATNTASVISTTPVISTVTSSPSLSPSLTTSQSTIAAMNRIGAQAIVTQAPTSIGTATLGSGQVMVAGPGLSAALQGVTQLPTSASFAAMAAAAGLGPGLMASSQFTPGGALLSLAPGSLGSALSPALMSNSTLATIQALASSGTIPLTSLDGSNLLFANTSAGNGHNLVTTPLFLNPQNLSLLTSNPVSLVSAGGGGLQVTADSHHQAATTIATASKAQ comes from the exons ATGTAAAAATGGAGCCACAAAGTGGTGACAGGAACACTG GAATCCAAATCAATGGATTGGACTTTCAGAGGCTGAACGTGCCGACCACTACTGCAATGACCAACGCTCACGCACAAGCCCTCCTCCAACAG CTGACTCTGACCCCAGCACAGCAGCAGCTGTTGCTCCACCAGGCCCAGGCTCAGCTCCTGGCTGCTGCTGTGCAGCATTCAGCCAACCAGCAGAACGGCACCACTGGGGCCAGTATCTCAGCATCCGCAGCCACGCCCATCACCCAGCTACCCCTCTCACAACCCATCCAGATCTCTCCT CAGCTGCAGCAGCAGAATTTAAGTCTGCCCCAGTTTGTTCTAGTGCAGCCCGGCCACCCGATCGGCACGCCGCTGCAGCCGGCTCAGTTCATCATCTCGCAGACGCCGCAGCAGA GCATATTGCAAGCCCAGAGTCTTCTAACTCAACTACCTCAGAGCCAAGCCAACCCACTGACGACTCACACAAGTATATCCCTTGCGACACAG CCTGCGACTCCAACCCGCACCACAGCGACCACGCCCCTTCAGTCACTTCCCCACAGTCAGACGCCACCCAAACGCTTGGATACGCCCGTTTTGGAGGAGCCGAGTGATCTGGAGGAACTCGAACAGTTTGCAAAGACCTTCAAACAGAGGCGGATCAAATTGGGCTTTACACAG GGAGATGTTGGCCTGGCCATGGGTAAGCTGTATGGAAATGACTTCAGCCAAACTACTATCTCCCGCTTCGAGGCCTTGAATCTGAGCTTTAAGAACATGTGCAAACTCAAGCCGTTGCTGGAGAAGTGGCTCAACGATGCA GTTTGTGCAGACAACCTGACTTCTGACCAGGCGCTGTCCAGCCCCCTCGGCTCTTCAAACATAACCATCGAGGGGATCAACCGCAGACGAAAGAAGAGGACCAGTATTGAGACAAACATCCGTGTGGCCTTAGAAAAGAGCTTTCTGGAG CAGAACCAAAAACCTACCTCTGAAGAGATCACCATGATCGCCGACCAGCTCAACATGGAGAAGGAGGTAATTCGGGTCTGGTTCTGCAATCGCCGGCAGAAAGAGAAGAGAATCAACCCGCCGAGCGCTGGCAGCATCGGCGGGGGTGTCACCCCCATCAAAACTATCTTTTCACCCAGTAGCACATTG GTGGCCAGCACGGCTATAAACACGCCCACCACGTTGACTGTCAACTCAATAATGCCTCTTACCAGCACCAGCGTCTCCGGTTTAACCTTCACAG GCGCAACAATTGGGGCCACGAACACTGCATCCGTCATCTCCACCACACCCGTAATTTCCACGGTAACCAGCTCTCCGTCTCTAAGCCCGTCCCTCACGACCAGTCAGTCCACCATCGCAGCGATGAATAGAATCGGTGCGCAGGCCATCGTCACCCAGGCACCGACATCCATAGGCACCGCCACCCTCGGGTCGGGCCAGGTGATGGTGGCCGGTCCGGGGCTGTCGGCAGCGCTTCAGGGGGTCACCCAATTGCCCACAAGCGCGAGCTTCGCCGCCATGGCCGCCGCGGCTGGGCTAGGCCCCGGACTGATGGCCTCCTCCCAGTTCACTCCAGG TGGTGCCCTGCTGAGTCTGGCTCCCGGTAGCCTCGGCAGCGCTCTGAGTCCTGCCCTCATGAGCAACAGCACCTTGGCTACTATCCAAG CCCTGGCATCGAGCGGCACCATCCCGTTAACGTCTCTGGACGGAAGCAACCTGCTGTTTGCCAACACCTCTGCCGGCAATGGACACAACCTGGTGACCACGCCGCTCTTTCTCAACCCCCAGAACCTGTCGCTGCTCACCAGCAACCCGGTCAGCCTGGTATCAGCCGGGGGGGGCGGTCTGCAGGTCACCGCCGACTCTCACCACCAAGCCGCCACGACCATTGCCACTGCCTCCAAGGCGCAGTGA
- the pou2f1b gene encoding POU domain, class 2, transcription factor 1b isoform X4 → MADGGAASQDESSGADVKMEPQSGDRNTGIQINGLDFQRLNVPTTTAMTNAHAQALLQQSKSEDSSALPTSVQQSVLPQTQLMLAGGQLAGLTLTPAQQQLLLHQAQAQLLAAAVQHSANQQNGTTGASISASAATPITQLPLSQPIQISPQLQQQNLSLPQFVLVQPGHPIGTPLQPAQFIISQTPQQSILQAQSLLTQLPQSQANPLTTHTSISLATQPATPTRTTATTPLQSLPHSQTPPKRLDTPVLEEPSDLEELEQFAKTFKQRRIKLGFTQGDVGLAMGKLYGNDFSQTTISRFEALNLSFKNMCKLKPLLEKWLNDAVCADNLTSDQALSSPLGSSNITIEGINRRRKKRTSIETNIRVALEKSFLEQNQKPTSEEITMIADQLNMEKEVIRVWFCNRRQKEKRINPPSAGSIGGGVTPIKTIFSPSSTLVASTAINTPTTLTVNSIMPLTSTSVSGLTFTGATIGATNTASVISTTPVISTVTSSPSLSPSLTTSQSTIAAMNRIGAQAIVTQAPTSIGTATLGSGQVMVAGPGLSAALQGVTQLPTSASFAAMAAAAGLGPGLMASSQFTPGGALLSLAPGSLGSALSPALMSNSTLATIQALASSGTIPLTSLDGSNLLFANTSAGNGHNLVTTPLFLNPQNLSLLTSNPVSLVSAGGGGLQVTADSHHQAATTIATASKAQ, encoded by the exons ATGTAAAAATGGAGCCACAAAGTGGTGACAGGAACACTG GAATCCAAATCAATGGATTGGACTTTCAGAGGCTGAACGTGCCGACCACTACTGCAATGACCAACGCTCACGCACAAGCCCTCCTCCAACAG TCAAAGTCAGAAGACTCAAGCGCTCTTCCCACATCCGTCCAGCAGAGCGTGTTGCCTCAAACCCAGCTAATGTTGGCCGGGGGACAGCTTGCAGGA CTGACTCTGACCCCAGCACAGCAGCAGCTGTTGCTCCACCAGGCCCAGGCTCAGCTCCTGGCTGCTGCTGTGCAGCATTCAGCCAACCAGCAGAACGGCACCACTGGGGCCAGTATCTCAGCATCCGCAGCCACGCCCATCACCCAGCTACCCCTCTCACAACCCATCCAGATCTCTCCT CAGCTGCAGCAGCAGAATTTAAGTCTGCCCCAGTTTGTTCTAGTGCAGCCCGGCCACCCGATCGGCACGCCGCTGCAGCCGGCTCAGTTCATCATCTCGCAGACGCCGCAGCAGA GCATATTGCAAGCCCAGAGTCTTCTAACTCAACTACCTCAGAGCCAAGCCAACCCACTGACGACTCACACAAGTATATCCCTTGCGACACAG CCTGCGACTCCAACCCGCACCACAGCGACCACGCCCCTTCAGTCACTTCCCCACAGTCAGACGCCACCCAAACGCTTGGATACGCCCGTTTTGGAGGAGCCGAGTGATCTGGAGGAACTCGAACAGTTTGCAAAGACCTTCAAACAGAGGCGGATCAAATTGGGCTTTACACAG GGAGATGTTGGCCTGGCCATGGGTAAGCTGTATGGAAATGACTTCAGCCAAACTACTATCTCCCGCTTCGAGGCCTTGAATCTGAGCTTTAAGAACATGTGCAAACTCAAGCCGTTGCTGGAGAAGTGGCTCAACGATGCA GTTTGTGCAGACAACCTGACTTCTGACCAGGCGCTGTCCAGCCCCCTCGGCTCTTCAAACATAACCATCGAGGGGATCAACCGCAGACGAAAGAAGAGGACCAGTATTGAGACAAACATCCGTGTGGCCTTAGAAAAGAGCTTTCTGGAG CAGAACCAAAAACCTACCTCTGAAGAGATCACCATGATCGCCGACCAGCTCAACATGGAGAAGGAGGTAATTCGGGTCTGGTTCTGCAATCGCCGGCAGAAAGAGAAGAGAATCAACCCGCCGAGCGCTGGCAGCATCGGCGGGGGTGTCACCCCCATCAAAACTATCTTTTCACCCAGTAGCACATTG GTGGCCAGCACGGCTATAAACACGCCCACCACGTTGACTGTCAACTCAATAATGCCTCTTACCAGCACCAGCGTCTCCGGTTTAACCTTCACAG GCGCAACAATTGGGGCCACGAACACTGCATCCGTCATCTCCACCACACCCGTAATTTCCACGGTAACCAGCTCTCCGTCTCTAAGCCCGTCCCTCACGACCAGTCAGTCCACCATCGCAGCGATGAATAGAATCGGTGCGCAGGCCATCGTCACCCAGGCACCGACATCCATAGGCACCGCCACCCTCGGGTCGGGCCAGGTGATGGTGGCCGGTCCGGGGCTGTCGGCAGCGCTTCAGGGGGTCACCCAATTGCCCACAAGCGCGAGCTTCGCCGCCATGGCCGCCGCGGCTGGGCTAGGCCCCGGACTGATGGCCTCCTCCCAGTTCACTCCAGG TGGTGCCCTGCTGAGTCTGGCTCCCGGTAGCCTCGGCAGCGCTCTGAGTCCTGCCCTCATGAGCAACAGCACCTTGGCTACTATCCAAG CCCTGGCATCGAGCGGCACCATCCCGTTAACGTCTCTGGACGGAAGCAACCTGCTGTTTGCCAACACCTCTGCCGGCAATGGACACAACCTGGTGACCACGCCGCTCTTTCTCAACCCCCAGAACCTGTCGCTGCTCACCAGCAACCCGGTCAGCCTGGTATCAGCCGGGGGGGGCGGTCTGCAGGTCACCGCCGACTCTCACCACCAAGCCGCCACGACCATTGCCACTGCCTCCAAGGCGCAGTGA